The nucleotide sequence ATCGGCGGCATCTACGTAACCCGGCACAACATCAGGGACCGGACCGTCGATGCCCTGCGGGCCGAGATCGCGGCGCTGCAGGACAGGCGGCGCGCCGCCGGCCTGCCGCCGCTCATCGTCGCCGCCGATCAGGAAGGCGGTATCGTCGGCCATCTCTCTCCGCCGCTGACAAAGGTGCCGGCGCTGGCGACGCTCGTCGGACTCGCGCCGGATGGCCGCCGGGCTAAGGCGGAGGAGTTCGGCCGCATTCACGGGCGTGAGCTTGCAGGGCTCGGCGTCAATCTCAATCTCGCGCCGGTGCTCGATCTCAAGCCGAAGGTTCAGCGCAACCGCCTCGACTTCCACACGCTGATCGGCCAGCGCGCGATCGCGAGCGATCCGGCAGTGGTCGGCGAGATCGCGAGCGCCTATGTCCGCGGTCTCGAGTCTTTCGGCGTCGGCGCCACGCTCAAGCATTTTCCGGGCATCGGCCGGTTGCGAACCGACACGCACCATTTCAGCGCCAATCTCGATACGCCAGTCGAAGAGCTTGAAGCATCCGACTGGCGCCCGTTCCGGGAGGTGCTCGCGCAGTCGCACAGCGCGCTCATGATCGGTCATGTCACGCTGACCGCCATCGATGCCGGTCGCGCTGCCTCGCATTCCAAACGCGTCGTCGAGGGGATCATCCGCGACAAGTGGAATTATCAGGGCGTCGTGATGACCGACGACCTCGTCATGGGCGCGATCTACCAGCACGACGTCTGCAAGGCCGTGGTGGAGGCGATCAACGCCGGCGTCGATCTGCTCTTGGTCGCTTATGACGGCGCGCAATTCTACCGGATTTTTTCGTGCGCGCTCGATGGCGCGCGGAAGGGAAAGCTCGATGCAGATGCCTTGCGTGGAAGTGAAGCGCGCTTGGTTCGGGCGTTTCCGGCCGATTAATTGTCGGTTGCCATTTCAGTCCTCGCTGGCCTTAGGAGGTTACGGCGTCACCGCTCCGCGGCTCTCGGCGCGCGGGGCGGTCAGCTCCTTCCAGGTGGAGTTCGCAACGTGGACCGGCATCCGAGCCGACCGCGATCGAAATTTTAGTCATTTTGCCGCCCGCGATTTTGCGGCGTCTGCGCTGCGCATCGTCCCGCAATGGCTCACTTGATGGCGCTGTTGCCTCAGCTTGCCGATTGTGATTTCGACGCAGGTGCGATATGGCTCTCGCGCTTTCAGAGGCGGAGACGAGCTTTGTCGAAACAATCCCTGCGAGAGGAGGCCGAGCGCCTGATCCGCGAGTCGATGGAGAAGAAGACCATCGTCGTCAAGCAGGGCACGACCCGCATCGAGGCGGTCTGCGGCAAGTGCGGCGCGCCGAACCGGGTGCAGGCGCCCAAGGGTCAGTCGCGCGTCAAGTTTGCCTGCAAGCAGTGCGGGCACCAGCAAGAGACGCTGTAGGCATTCTCGACTGCACCCTCTCCCCTTGTTGTGGGAGAGGGTGGCGCGCCGCGGAGCGGCGAGCCGGGTGAGGGGTCTCTCTCCGCAAGTTGCTCTCTCAGTTGTATCCGCGGACGGAACCCCTCATCCGGCGCTTCGCGCCACCTTCTCCCACAAGGGGAGAAGGGAAGGCGTCTAGTTGCCCTCCACGAATCTCTTGAACGCCTCCGCATGGTCCGGGTGCCAGCGCGACAGTGGTGGGCGGTTCTCGATGATATCGCCGGCGGCCCAGAGCATGCGCTTCTCGTCGAGTGCGCGCGGCACGTCGTTGTCCGGACACAGAATATAGAAATCGCCGGCCTCAAGCCGCGTCAGCATGAAATCGACTGTCTGCTCCGGCGTCCAGGCGCCAGCCGGCTTTTCGGTGCGCCCCTTTGCGGTGAGACCGGTGAACACGAAACCGGGGATGAGCAGATGCGCGGTGATCCGGCAGCCCCTGGTGTTGCGCAGCTCGTGCTGGAGTGCCTCGGTGAATGCCTTCACGCCGGCCTTCGAGACGTTGTAGGCGGGATCGCCGGGTGGTGTGGTGATGCCCTGTTTCGAGCCGGTATTGATGATGATGCCGGCCTTGCCGCGCGCGATCATGCCGGGCGCGAAGATGCGCGAGCCGTGGATGATGCCCCACATGTTCACGCCGATGATGCGCTGCCAGTTGTCGGGCTCGCCGAAGAGCGTGCTGCCCGGCTGGATGCCGGCATTGTTCATGAGGATGTCGGCGCCGCCGAAGCGCTCGCGCACCGCACGCTCCAGTTCCGCCACGCTCTCAGGCTTGCTGACGTCGGTGACGGTCGTCATCACATTCGCGGCACCCGCGACCGATGACAGTTTTGTCGCGGCCTCCGTCAGTCGTGCCTGGTCCACATCGACGATGCAGAGTTTCATCCCGGCCTGCGCGAAGGCCATGGCGGCGGCAAGACCGATGCCGGACGCGCCGCCGGTGATCACGGCAACGTTGTCTTTGGCAATGGCGGCATGTGGCATGGATGGTCTCCGGGGCAGGGGCGTTGCACACGATCGACCCATAACATGGCGGTCTCGCGACCCTGCTCAACTGGGCATGGGAGGTCTTCGTTCCACGCCGACTTTACGCCCAATCCGCACCGCTGTAATCTTTCCGACCTAACGATCCCGCCCAGATCGAGCCAATCAATTACCTCACAGGGAGTGCAGCCATGGCTGTGTCGCAGGCTATTCCGATCACGCGCCATCCGTTCGCCAACGGGTCCTACAAGCAGATGCTGATCGACGGGGAGTGGGTGGATGCTGCTTCCGGCAAGCGCTTCGAGACGCGCAACCCTGCCACCGGCGAGCTGCTCGCAACCGTCGCCGAGGGCGATAAGGAAGACATCGATCGTGCGGTCGCCGCTGCCCGCCGCGCCTTCGAAGGTCCCTGGAGCAAGATCAAGCCGTTCGAGCGGCAGAACCTGCTGCTCAAACTCGCCGACCTCGTCGAGAAGAATTTTGACGAATTGTCGCAGCTCGACACGCTCGACATGGGCGCGCCCGTCAGCCGCACCCGCGCCTACCGGCTGCGCGCCATCGGCATGCTGCGCTACTATGCGGGCCAGACCACCGCGATCCACGGCGAGACCATCGAGAACTCGCTGCCCGGCGAGATCTTCTCCTACACGCTGAAGGAGCCGGTCGGCGTCGTCGGCGCCATCATTCCCTGGAACGGCCCGCTGACCGCGACGATCTGGAAGATCGGCCCGGCGATCGCGACCGGCTGCACCGTGGTGCTCAAGCCCGCCGAAGAAGCGCCGCTGACCTCGCTGCGCATCGCCGAGCTCGCGATGGAAGCGGGCGTGCCGCCCGGCGTCATCAACGTCGTTCCCGGCTATGGCGAGACCGCCGGCGCCGCACTCGCCTCGCATTACGATGTCGACAAGGTCGCCTTCACCGGCTCGCACGTCACCGGCCAGTCGATCATCCGCGCTTCGGCCGGCAACCTCAAGCGCGTCTCGCTCGAGCTCGGCGGCAAGTCGCCGGACATCGTGTTCGCCGATGCCGATCTCGATGCCGCCGTGCCGGGCGCGGCGATGGCGGTGTTCGCCAATTCGGGGCAGATCTGCAGCGCCGGCACGCGTCTGTTCGTCGAGCAGTCGATCTACGAGGAGTTCGTCGGCCGCGTCGCCGAGTTCGGCAAGAAGCTGCAGGTCGGCAACGGTCTCGATCCCAATGTGCAGATCGGCCCGCTCGTCTCCGAGCAGCAGCTCGAGCGCGTCACCGGCTATCTCGACATCGGCCAAAAGGAAGGTGCGCGCGCGCTCGCCGGCGGCGGCCGCGTCACCGAAGGCCCGCTGGCCAAGGGCTTCTTCGTCTCGCCGACGGTGTTCGCGGGCGTCCAGGACAACATGCGCATCGCGCAGGAGGAGATCTTCGGTCCCGTCATCTCCGCGATCGCCTTCAAGGACATGGACGAACTGGTCAAGCGCGCCAACGCCACCACGTTCGGCCTCGGCTCGGGCCTGTGGACGCGCGACGTCAGCAAGGCGCATGCGGTCGCGAAGTCGTTGCGCGCGGGTTCGGTCTGGGTGAACTGCTACCAGGCGATGGACCCGGCCGTGCCCTTCGGCGGCTACAAGATGAGCGGCTACGGCCGCGAGTCCGGCAAGCAGCACGTCGAGGAATATCTCAACGTGAAGGCCGTCTGGATCAAGACGGCGTAATACTCGCATTTCCTTCCGCGTTTCGCGGGAAGGAATATTGCCTAGCAGGGGCGGTGCCTTTTTCGGTAGCCGCCCCTCTTATATGATCCGCATCCTTCCGTAGCCATTTGGGGCAGACATGAAATCTCCGGCGTTGTTCAAACCGTTGCAGGTCGGTCCGTACAAGCTTGCGCATCGCGTCGCGATGGCGCCGTTGACGCGCATGCGGGCGGAGCGCGAGAGCTTCGCGCCGCGTCCGCTCAATGCCGAGTATTACGGCCAGCGCGCGACGCAAGGCGGCCTGATCATCGCCGAGGCTTCGCCGGTGCAGTCGAACGGCCGCGGCAATCCTGCCACGCCCGGCATCTATTCGGAGGCGCAAGTATCCGGCTGGCGTAAGGTGGTCGATGCCGTGCACGCCAAGGGCGGCGTCATCTTCCTTCAGCTCTGGCATGTCGGCCGCGTTTCGCACTCTTCCTTCCATGGCGGTGCGCTGCCGGTGGCGCCGTCCGCGATCCCGATCCGCGCCGAGGGCATGAGGGCGATGACGGCCGACGGCAAGGTCTCCGAGTACGAGACGCCGCGCGCGCTGGAGACGGACGAGGTCAATGACATCGTCAAGGCATTCCGCCAGGCCGCTAAGAACGCGCTCGCCGCGGGCTTCGACGGCGTCGAGATCCACGGCGCCAACGGCTATCTGCTCGAGCAGTTTTTGCAGTCGCGCAGCAACCAGCGCACCGACCAATATGGCGGTTCGATCGAGAACCGTGCGCGGCTGCTGCTGGAGGTCACGCAGGCCGCGATCGACGTCTGGGGCGCGAACCGCATCGGCGTGCGGCTGTCACCTTACGGCATCGCCAACGATTCCGGTGAGCCCGATCCGATGCCGCTCTACACGCATGTGGTGAAGGCGCTCGACAAGCTTGGCCTTGCCTATCTGCACTTCATCGAGCCGCGCTCGAGCGGCTCAGGCCGCGCCGAGGTCAACTGGCAGAACGTGCCGTCGGCGATGGTGCTGTTCCGCCCGCTCTATAGCGGCGTGCTGATCACCGCCGGCGGCTTCACGGGCGAGACCGCGAATGCAGCGATCGCCGATGGCCACGCGGATGCCATCGCCTTCGGCCGCATCTTCATCTCCAACCCCGACCTGCCGCGCCGCCTGCAGCATGATTATCCGATCACGCCCTACAATCGCGCGACGTTCTACGGCGGTGAGGAGAAGGGCTACACGGACTATCCGGTGTATGACGAACTGACCCCGGCGTAAGGTCGCTGCAGCCATCATAGCCGGCTGGAGCGCAGCGAAATCCGGTCCTGTTCAGGCGTGTCGGCTCCCGGATTGCGCTTCGCTTCATCCGGGCTGCGCGATTATTGTGTCGCTCCGACCGCAACAAGAATTCCGTCATTGGGAGCGCAGCGAAGCAATCCAGAAATGTGCCCGCGGAAAGATTCTGGATTGCTTCGCTGCGCTCGCAATGACGATTGAGGAAACACCATGGCAAAAGCCGCAGTCGCTGCAGGGATCGCCACCGGGCAATGCCTCTGCGGCAAGGTCACCTTCGAGATCGACGTTCCCGCGCGCTGGGCCTGGCACGATCACTCCGCCGCCAGCCGCCGCGCCCACGGGGCGGCTTACGCCACCTATGTCGGGAGCTGGAAGAAGCGGTTTCGCGTCACGTCTGGAAAAACGGCGCTGACCCGCTACGAGGACAGAGCGAGCAAGACCACGCGCAGCTTCTGCTCCAACTGCGGCACGCCGATCACCTATGAACGTCCGCGCGGACCGCACATGATCAACATTCCGCGCGCGCTGTTCAAGGAACGCACGGGCCGCCAGCCGCTCTATCACATTGCCATCGAAGAGCTGCAGGAATGGGCCTACACCGGCGAACCGCTGGTGCCCTTGAAGGGATTTCCCGGCGTGGTGTGGCAGCGCTCGAAAAAGAAGAAGCGCGCACGCGGCGAGGATCCGTTCGAACTGGGGCGCGAGGAAATGTAGCCATGTCGCTCTCCGCTCGTACGCAACGCAGCCATGAACGCGCTCCATTGCGCGCATCCCCGCACTTCGGCCATCATGCCGCCTGTCCTTGCGGCAACGTCCGCGAGGCCTGGAGGAAACGTGAAGAACAAGATCACCGGCCGTTCCGCCTTTCTCGCGCTGCTCAAGGACGAGGGCATCACCCATCTGTTCGGCAATCCCGGCACCACCGAGCTGCCGATCATGCATGCGCTGAAGGACCATCCTGACCTCACCTATGTGATGGCGATGCAGGAGAGCCTGGTGGTCGCGATCGCCGACGGCTACAGCCGCGCCTCCGGAAAACTCGTGGCCTGCAATGTCCATGTCGCGCCCGGTCTCGGCAATGCGATGGGCTCGCTCTACAACGCCCAGTTCACGGGCACGCCGATGATCCTCACCGCCGGCCAGCAGGAGCAAGGGCATGGCCTGATGGAACCGGTGCTGTATGGCCCGCTGGTGCGGATGGCCGAGCCGCTGGTGAAATGGGCGGTGGAAGTGACGCGGCTGGAGGACCTGCCGCGCATCGTGCGCCGCGCCGCCAAGATCGCGACCACGCCGCCGACCGGGCCGGTGTTCATCTCGTTGCCGGGCGACATCCTGAACAGCGAGGCCGGCATCGATCTCGGCCGCTCCACCCGCATCGATGCCCGCACCAAGCCGTCCGACGAGGCGCTCAGGGCCTTCGCCGCGCGGCTGCTCAAGGCCGAGCGCCCGGTGGTCGTGACCATGGACGAGGTGGTCAAGAGCGACGCGCTCAAGGAAGCCGCCGAACTCGCCGAGCTGCTGGGAGCTGCCGCCTATCAGTCCTCCACGCCCTATGGCGCGCATTTCCTCTCGGAGAGCCCGAGCTTCATGGGCACGCTGGCACGCGTGCAGAAGGTCGCGCGTGATACGCTCGCGCCCTACGATCTCCTGATCGCGCTCGGCGGCGATCCCCTGCGGATGTCGGTCTATAGCGAGGTCGATGCGCTGCCGGACGGCCTCGGCATCGTGCAGATCGGCCTCGTCGACCGGGAGATCGCCAAGAACTACGGCGCGGAGATCGCTCTGAAGGCAGATTTGAAGGAGACCCTGCACGCGCTGATCCCCGTGCTGAAAGAGATGGGCGGTGCTGCGCTGGCGCAGCGCGCCAAGCAGCGTCTCGCCGAACTCGTGCCGAAGAACTGGACCGCGCGGCGCCCCGCGCTGGTCGAGCAGATCGGCAAGAGCGCCGGCCGCACGCCGATCGATCCGGACTGGATGGTGCTGCAAATGGTCGAGGCCATGCCTGAGCATGCGATCCTCGTCGACGAAGGGCTCACCTCCGGACGCCAGATCACGAACCTGCATCCGCATCGCGACCGCTACGGCTATCACGGTCTTGCCTCCGGCGGCATCGGCTGGGGCCTGCCGGCTTCCGTCGGCGTCAGCCTCGCCAATCCGGATCGCCCCGTCGTGTGCTTTTCCGGCGACGGCAGCGCGATGTATTCGATCCAGTCGCTGTGGACCGCCGCGCACCACGAGCTGCCGCTATCAGTCGTCATCGCCAACAATGGCGGCTACCGCATCATCAAGCAGCGCCTGCTCGCCTTCCATGGCGACGACAATTACGTCGGCATGGATTTCGTCGACCCGCCGGTGGATTTCGCAGGGATCGCCAGGTCGCTGGGCTGCGAGGCGATCAAGGTGAGCGATCCCCGCGAGCTGAAGGCGACGCTGTCATCCGCGTTCAACCGGCCGGGGACGAAACTGATCGAGGTGATGGTGGACGGGAAGGTGTAGGCGGCGCGGCGCACTCCGCTCTGCTCCCTCCCCCCTTGCGGACCCTTGCGGGGGAGGGCAGGGAGGGGGAGGGGAGTAGCCCAGGAAAAAGTGTGGCCGTCGACGAGAATGAGGCCCGCCTCACTGCGAGAGTGTGCCGTGTGGCGCCCCCCTCCCCCGCAAGGGGGGAGGGAACGCAGTTGTATCTGCGGCGCTGACCGAACGAACCGACGACCTCCGCAAAATCAAAACAACACCTTGCAAAGAAGCGTCCTACCCCTTCTTTCCGACCCGATACCCCGCCGCCGGATGTGGCGCGCCGAGCCGCGCTCGGCCGGCGCCGAACAGCTTCTCCCGCAGCGTGCCCTTGGCGTAGTCCGGCTTGTACCTTCCGCGCTTGGTCAGCTCGGGAACCAGCATGTCGGCGATATCCTCGAAATCGCCGGGCGAAATCGCAAAGGCGACGTTGAGCCCGTCGACGTCGGTTGCCTCGAACCACTCCTCGATCTTGTCCGCGACCATCTCCGGTGTGCCGACCACGACCGGACCGGCGCCGCCGATGCCGACATGCTCGATGACGTCGCGTACGGTCCAGACGCGGTCGGGATCGGCGCGGGTGACGTTGTCCATCGCGCTGCGACCGGCATCATTCTGGACGTGGCGCACCTGCTGGTCGAGGTCGTAGCCGGAGAAGTCGACGCCGGTCCATCCCGACATCAGCGCCAGCGCGCCTTCGGGGCTGATGTGGCGGCGGTAGTCGGCGTATTTCTCCTTTGCTTCGGCTTCCGTCCGCCCGAGGATGATCGTCATCATCGAGAACATCAGGATCTCGGCCGGGTTGCGGCCGAGCGCAGCAGCCTCCTGGCGGATCGCGGAGACGCGAGGGCCTATCACCTTTGCCGAGGGTCCCGACATGAACACGCATTCGGCGTGGCGCGCTGCGAATTGCCGGCCGCGCGGCGAGGTGCCGGCCTGGTACAACACCGGCGTGCGCTGCGGTGACGGCTCGCTCAGATGGATGGTGTTGTTGATGCGGTAGTTCGCGCCCTCGTGGTTGACGCGATGAACTTTAGCCGGATCGGTGAAGATGCCGCGCGTGCGGTCGCGCACCACCGCGTCGTCCTCCCAGCTTCCTTCCCAGAGCTTATAGACCACCTCCATATATTCGTCGGCGATGTCGTAGCGGTCGTCATGCCCGGTCTGCTTGTCCTTGCCGGCGCCGCGCGCAGCGCTGTCGAGATAGCCGGTGACGACGTTCCAGCCGATCCGTCCCTCGGTGAGGTGATCGAGCGTCGACATCCGCCGCGCGAACGGGTAGGGCGGCTCGAAGGACAGGTTGCTGGTGACGCCGAAGCCGAGATCTTTCGTCACCGCGGCCATCGCCGACAGCAGCAGCAGCGGCTCGTTCGACGGCGTCTGTGCTGCATTGCGCAAAGCCGCGTCCGGACTGTTGCCATAGACGTCGTAGACGCCGAGCACGTCGGCCAGGAACAGCCCGTCGAACCGGCCGCGCTCCAATGTCCGGGCGAGATCGAGCCAGTAGGGCAGGCGATTATATTCGGCGGTGCGGTCGCGCGGATGGGTCCACAAGCCCGGCGATTGGTGTGCGACGCAATTCATCGCGAATGCATTGAGCCGGATTTGCTTGGCCATCGTTTTGTCCCTCGGCGCCCTTTGCCTGTCGCTCTTCGAATGCTAACAATGCGGGGCGAATTTGGCGAAGTTCTTGCATGGTCCCGCCATTGGCAAGGCCAAAATCGGAAAAGCACTCCTGCCTTGGCAAGCCAATCTCAAGAGCGCACAACCAGATCCCAACGCCCCGCCACTTCGAACGCCTGCCGATCTCGGCTAGGCTCCTTCGCCTCCAAACGTCGAAAAAAGCAAGTTCATGACCAGAGCCGACGCCATCGCCCGCGCCCGCAACGAGATTCAGTCCGGCGCGTTCCTCACCGAGCTCGACCGCCGTGTCGCGTACCGGACCGAGAGCCAGAATCCGGCGCGCGGTGCCGAGCTGTGCGCCTATCTGGAACAGGAGATGCGGCCCGCGTTCGCCGCGCTGGATTTCGAAAGCCGGCTGGTGGAATCCCCGAGCGGCAAGGCGCCGTTCCTCGTTGCCGAGCATCACGAGAGCGCCTCAGTGCCGACCGTGCTGATCTATGGCCATGGCGACGTCGTCGACGGCATGGAAGGCGAGTGGCGCGACAACCGCGATCCCTGGCGCACCACCACGGCCGGTGCGCGCGTCTATGGCCGCGGCACCGCCGACAACAAGGGCCAGCACAGCATCAACATGGCGGCGCTGCGCGCGGTGCGCGACGCCCGTGGTGGCAAGCTCGGCTTCAACGCCAAGTTCATCGTCGAGATGGGCGAGGAGATCGGCTCACCCGACCTCGGCAAGGTTTGCGATGCCAATCGCGACGCCCTGAAGGCCGACCTCTTCATGGCTTCCGACGGGCCGCGCCTGTCCGCCGACCGGCCGACGTTGTTCCTCGGTTGCCGCGGCGGCATCCGCATCCATCTCGACGTCAACTTGCGCGATGGCGGGCACCATTCCGGCAATTGGGGCGGCGTGCTCGCCAATCCCGCGACCATTCTGGTCAACGCCATTTCCACGCTGGTCGATGGTCACGGCCGCCTCCAGCTCGAAGCCCTGAAGCCGCCGCGGCTGACCAACCAGATCCGCAGCTATCTTGCGGACGTGCAGGTCGTGCCGACCGAGGACGAGCCGGCGCTCGCGGACAATTGGGGCGAGGAGGGGCTGTCGCCCGCCGAACGGCTCTATGCCTGGAATACGCTCGAAGTGCTGGCGATGTCGTCAGGCAATATCGAGAAGCCGGCGAACGCCATCCCCGGCCATGCCAACGCCGTGCTGCAACTGCGTTTCGTGGTCGGCACCAAGGTCGATGGGCTGGTCGAAGCCATCCGCGCCCACCTGGTCGCCAAGGGCTTTCCGATGGTCGAGGTGCGGGCGGCACAGAGCTTTGCCGCCTCGCGCACCGATTTCGACAGCCCCTGGATCAAATGGGCGGCGGACTCGGTTGAGAAGACCACCGGCAAGGCGCCGGCCGTACTGCCGAACTTTGGCGGGTCGTTGCCCAATGACGTGTTTTCCGAGATACTTGGCCTGCCGACGATCTGGGTGCCGCACTCCTATCCCGGCTGCTCCCAGCATGCGCCCAACGAGCACATCCTGCTTCCGCTGACCGAAGAGGCCTTGACGGTGATGGCCGGCCTGTTCTGGGATCTCGGCGAATTGCCGCGGCCGTTAACCTGAGCCGCTGGTCCAGTCGAAAGTTACATTCTATTTCGGCCCGATTTGTGCTTGCATCCGCCCGCATCATCCTGAAAGGGGAAGAAAAGTGAGACATTTCCGTAGCATCGGCCTCGCCCTCGCCGCGACCTTCGCCGTCAGCCAGGCCAGTGCCCAGGAGCTGACCGGCACGCTGAAGAACATCAAGGACACCGGCGCCATCACGCTCGGCTTCCGCGACTCCTCGATCCCGTTCTCCTATCTCGACGACAACCAGAAGCCCATCGGGTTTGCGATGGACATCTGCTACAAGATCGTCGACGCGGTGAAGAAGGAGCTCAAGCTCGACAAGCTCGAGGTCAAGCTCAACCCGGTGACCTCCGCGACCCGTATCCCGCTGATGGCCAACGGCACCATCGACCTCGAATGCGGCTCCACCACCAACAATGCCGAGCGCCAGAAGCAGGTGTGGTTCACCAACACCCATTTCCTCACCGCCAGCCGCTACGTGTTCAAGAAGTCGAGCGGCCTGAAGTCGATCGACGACCTCAAGGGCAAGACGGTGGTCTCGACCGCCGGTACCACCAACATCAAGCAGCTCACCGAAGCCAATGTCGCCCGTAGTCTCGGCGCCAACATCATCCCGGCCAAGGACCACGCCGAAGCCTTCCTGATGGTCGAGACCGACCGCGCCGTCGCTTTCGTGATGGACGACATCCTGCTCGCGAGCCTCGTCGCCGGCTCGAAGAATCCATCCGACTACGTGATCTCCAAGGACGCGTTCTCCAAGCCCGAGCCCTATGGCATCATGCTGCGCAAGGACGACACGGCCTTCAAGAAGGTGGTCGATGCGGCGACCGCGGCGCTCTACACCTCAGGCGAAGGCCAGAAGATCTACGACAAGTGGTTCACGCAGAAGATCCCGCCGAAGGGCCTGAACCTCAACACGCCGATTTCGGACGAGCTGAAGCACGAGTTCGCAAAGCCCTCGGACTCGCCGAACCCGGACGACTATAAGTAAGCATTGCTCGCCCGCCGCCGAGCAATGGCCCGATCATTGCATGAGCGGCGCCGCAACTTTCGCCTCTCCCCGCTCGCGGGGAGAGGCCGGATCGTGTTGTAAGATGCGATCCGGGTGAGGGACTCCGCAGCGGCTCGGCGGCGGAGATGTCCCGACGGGACTGAAACCCTCATGGTGAGGAGCCGCGAAGCGGCGTCTCGCGGACGATGCTCCGCATCGCCTGGAGAACCATGAGGCCCGAGCCGTGGCCTTCATCCTTCGAGACGCGGCGACGACGCCGCTCCTCAGGATGAGGATCAGCTTCGATCATTCTGGAGGAGAATGGTCGAAGACCTGAACAGTTCGTATCATCGACGCGCTCGCGCGGGGGACACGTGAACTACAACTGGAACTGGGGAATCTTTTTCCAGCCGAACCCGATGGGGACCGGCACTTATCTCGATTTGCTGTTGTCGGGACTGGTGCTGACCCTCGAGACCGCGGTGCTGGCCTGGATCATCGCGCTGATCACCGGCTCGATCGTCGGCGTGATGCGCACGCTGCCCTCAAAGGGCGCCTACTGGTTCGGCTTTGCCTACGTCGAATTCTTCCGCAACATGCCGCTGCTGGTGCAGCTCTTCCTGTGGTTCTTCGT is from Bradyrhizobium sp. ISRA430 and encodes:
- a CDS encoding amino acid ABC transporter substrate-binding protein, producing the protein MRHFRSIGLALAATFAVSQASAQELTGTLKNIKDTGAITLGFRDSSIPFSYLDDNQKPIGFAMDICYKIVDAVKKELKLDKLEVKLNPVTSATRIPLMANGTIDLECGSTTNNAERQKQVWFTNTHFLTASRYVFKKSSGLKSIDDLKGKTVVSTAGTTNIKQLTEANVARSLGANIIPAKDHAEAFLMVETDRAVAFVMDDILLASLVAGSKNPSDYVISKDAFSKPEPYGIMLRKDDTAFKKVVDAATAALYTSGEGQKIYDKWFTQKIPPKGLNLNTPISDELKHEFAKPSDSPNPDDYK
- a CDS encoding M20 family metallopeptidase; translated protein: MTRADAIARARNEIQSGAFLTELDRRVAYRTESQNPARGAELCAYLEQEMRPAFAALDFESRLVESPSGKAPFLVAEHHESASVPTVLIYGHGDVVDGMEGEWRDNRDPWRTTTAGARVYGRGTADNKGQHSINMAALRAVRDARGGKLGFNAKFIVEMGEEIGSPDLGKVCDANRDALKADLFMASDGPRLSADRPTLFLGCRGGIRIHLDVNLRDGGHHSGNWGGVLANPATILVNAISTLVDGHGRLQLEALKPPRLTNQIRSYLADVQVVPTEDEPALADNWGEEGLSPAERLYAWNTLEVLAMSSGNIEKPANAIPGHANAVLQLRFVVGTKVDGLVEAIRAHLVAKGFPMVEVRAAQSFAASRTDFDSPWIKWAADSVEKTTGKAPAVLPNFGGSLPNDVFSEILGLPTIWVPHSYPGCSQHAPNEHILLPLTEEALTVMAGLFWDLGELPRPLT